In one Culex quinquefasciatus strain JHB chromosome 2, VPISU_Cqui_1.0_pri_paternal, whole genome shotgun sequence genomic region, the following are encoded:
- the LOC6043726 gene encoding LOW QUALITY PROTEIN: transmembrane protein 131 homolog (The sequence of the model RefSeq protein was modified relative to this genomic sequence to represent the inferred CDS: inserted 4 bases in 3 codons; deleted 3 bases in 2 codons), which produces MASRKRTVRVFSLLVMILQLEVQVRSQQQPQQDHPTSGGEQLNFGVGGGAQDMFTSATQDLMDEMFQRGEVIQRGAGVEKTSPELVGNLLFQPSLLDFVERSIGDPHNQVVILINRHKSRSVVLGSISGSTPDFYSSYFKEIVIPPEGNTSFNVVFLPRQLGATAGSIEIHTSFGLLQYQVKGEGVECPYRLRPLVGLQAPLNATLTPEISLYNPHDTALQIVEIYSSGGNFQLELPSGAQEGPQALWEIPPHTTRSVIRIRFHGKTAGNHTAYVRIKISGGSEEPTLVDKMLVVPIEIEIFKHTGLYSRTSFLDLGIGGMKENVTKLSINLTNSGDTQFSIRRWGAHLSDMELIKATKVQISPRPVRHVLNIEIDWTKVVSDRKNISGXFFVGYEEYEGLRDESSYHYHRIPFYGQVLKGKLNYDADVLKFLTSGDASEQNLQTPRLLVIRNKFHVPLSISNISVPENCSRNFRVEGFRPKIIQPDQEETLLRMSRLLTDNLNRSIATYIRLMTNVTEYDLPVYSYTGKLKRILPFSTTTFRPPSDYEALDLDERELNFGILPIATIGETLVAFFNENPVEIAIRHWKGAITSENSGSATITVILRGCGPHSGENLIFCHTIQPKHWIVFQVSVQSSSVDNYRGRFSISTDYEEIVTPISFTTAVGKLELNRELLHFDSCFPGKLCTLNLTAHSTFLSKIHVEGIKTDVDGIEFTVEARHPVIHPNTITNIGRLVFDPKVICKTDCYSSFDLLSKPFGVKWMATLDNYEEYRKLDSEKLLHQLRLYSEMRRSWQSIRFQLTTDPIRKFEFNATVDLVWPKLLTENIHFPTLQIEQEAVKLITINNPSDQILFVHLVLHDVNVHGSDVSQLPPEILSKCANCSLSEENVFSXFLFDYDDIYVNYVKPKSFLKIAVKFTSRVPGTYSTIFYMRNNLTLIDAVWIQAKAVVPQFKFGNRKPGSATALQFEITDKHLKMCTGMPAEADSSTSSSTDDAQSALSIQTKRSFTARNYGEVPIAISGIRVEDILCEGYGFKVLDCAPFELQPNASKKIEIAFSPDFTLARVTRTLNFDTNINFPVNFTLLGTVPAQGLESCSMSLPRPWFESILKIVLVSVLSITLLGTLLAAFLDANKVIKDHILNLSRDRGPVQPPLDLRQIALQSPVATADXCSEKASTSGPGSGNTRNNQGSGSKKKSGGKSNAKMSNGNAGTFNRTWNDFTSKIKGGFSSKQTPPPPTESTANKSTAAASPEPTDKRSQKNRRSSTPPKEEPPAVTVSNSSNSSAKERNKASSSSSPLIEEDSSSTTTECSESSSSAMSSSSSSASSARKVAIVLKPPKSAAPVAAAVATPTSDLKFESNSTSGHANSSNQNHCISNNHHYQQQPKVSQQISSSSSSAAATAAAAAKANVKKTKSLPVSYESAGLLSLGTTISPIANHHHDFQQTPSPPSVKHGGGSSSSSSSTSSTGSSSAKEPSSSSVVTSAADDRRLRNSSKNNGNEKAAREGGGGKGAAGGKSAEKAAREHTGKENGNAYGGGDHGGKHESQSKKFGKTPGRERKSNNQGKKGSGGGKTLHKAQALQFSASGSLTGGTGGKTGGAPNSATANYFLSGSNIPSSSQLPAPPNVWGENRARFSDVVAQAALDSSGGSGKSVGNSTSGSVSSSGGTGSSVSKMLNFDLNTPLDRFGSGPLMVSVPSVATSSAGSGSASGSAQQNEVNKVVVSLFSKAREESGYIGAEKEQQPVASSSELGPIGTTKKSPSVTPKFWEPFAGSVIQRPSQLGLPPPPSQMNDQQLINTDSYFSQPFGDYGTGEHAYRGTQQNRSLMDLQSSSSSSSQVNSFGGLNSHGMNAAPVDPMADLNQMVLEQRDWDAKMFWQAMQKNEEHNQHQNNLIDWSSLWTSPPVFPHQQQQQQQQQHMNSRLANNWLGGQRASQMPLRAPPGFSPVKPTPPMHPQMSQIAQHQQQQQQLVQNQHPHLQHQQQQQAMEQQQQHQDNGTGAGPATYDPFRISIWAPAGSNDVWNEKK; this is translated from the exons ATGGCCAGTCGCAAGCGAACGGTTCGCGTGTTTAGCCTGCTGGTGATGATTTTGCAGCTGGAAGTGCAGGTGCGGTCACAGCAGCAGCCGCAGCAGGACCACCCGACGAGCGGCGGAGAGCAGCTGAACTTTGGCGTTGGTGGTGGCGCACAGGATATGTTTACCAGTGCGACGCAGGATCTCATGGACGAGATGTTCCAGCGGGGTGAG GTGATTCAGCGGGGAGCAGGAGTGGAAAAGACCAGTCCCGAGCTGGTGGGAAATTTACTTTTTCAACCGAGCTTGCTGGACTTTGTCGAGCGCTCGATAGGTGATCCGCACAACCAGGTGGTCATTCTGATCAACCGACACAAGAGCCGCTCGGTGGTGCTCGGGTCCATTTCCGGCAGCACGCCGGACTTTTACAGTTCGTACTTCAAAGAGATTGTCATTCCGCCGGAGGGCAACACCAGCTTCAACGTGGTGTTTCTGCCTCGCCAGCTGGGAGCGACGGCCGGTTCGATCGAGATCCACACCTCGTTCGGGCTGCTGCAGTACCAGGTCAAGGGCGAAGGCGTCGAGTGTCCGTACCGGTTGAGGCCGCTGGTGGGGCTGCAGGCCCCGTTGAATGCAACGCTCACGCCGGAGATTAGCTTGTACAATCCACACGACACCGCGCTCCAGATTGTGGAGATCTACAGCAGTGGAGGCAATTTTCAGCTGGAATTGCCCAGTGGAGCGCAGGAAGGACCGCAAGCCTTGTGGGAGATACCGCCACATACGACGCGGAGTGTCATCCGGATACGGTTCCATGGAAAAACCGCCGGCAACCACACGGCTTACGTAAGAATCAAGATATCCGGGGGCAGCGAGGAACCCACGCTGGTGGACAAAATGCTCGTTGTGCCGATCGAGATTGAAATCTTCAAACATACGGGCCTCTACTCGAGGACATCTTTCCTGGACCTGGGCATCGGTGGGATGAAGGAGAACGTCACGAAGCTCAGCATTAACCTGACCAACTCGGGCGACACGCAGTTTTCGATTCGGCGCTGGGGCGCTCACCTGAGCGATATGGAGCTTATCAAGGCCACCAAGGTGCAGATTTCACCCCGCCCAGTT CGACACGTGCTGAACATCGAGATCGACTGGACGAAGGTGGTTTCGGACCGGAAGAACATCAGCG AATTTTTCGTTGGATACGAGGAATATGAAGGCTTACGGGACGAGTCCTCCTACCACTACCATCGTATCCCGTTCTACGGACAAGTTCTCAAAGGCAAGCTAAACTACGACGCCGATGTGCTCAAGTTTCTCACGTCCGGCGACGCCAGCGAGCAGAACCTGCAGACGCCGCGGTTGCTGGTTATCCGGAACAAATTTCACGTGCCATTATCAATCTCCAACATCAGCGTACCTGAGAACTGCTCGCGCAACTTTCGCGTCGAAGGATTCCGCCCGAAAATCATCCAACCGGACCAGGAGGAAACGCTACTCCGCATGTCGCGGCTTCTAACGGACAACCTGAACCGTTCGATCGCCACCTACATCCGCCTGATGACGAACGTGACCGAGTACGATCTACCCGTGTACAGCTACACCGGCAAGCTCAAACGTATCCTCCCGTTCTCCACTACCACCTTCCGACCGCCCTCGGACTACGAAGCGCTCGATCTGGACGAGCGCGAGCTCAACTTTGGCATCCTGCCCATCGCGACGATCGGCGAAACCCTGGTCGCGTTCTTCAACGAAAACCCCGTGGAAATCGCGATCCGCCACTGGAAGGGCGCAATCACGTCGGAAAACTCCGGGTCAGCAACCATCACGGTTATCCTGCGCGGCTGCGGTCCACACAGCGGCGAAAATCTCATCTTTTGCCACACCATTCAGCCCAAGCACTGGATCGTATTCCAGGTGAGCGTGCAGTCCAGCTCGGTCGACAACTACCGGGGCCGGTTCAGCATCAGCACCGACTACGAGGAGATCGTAACGCCCATCAGCTTCACCACGGCCGTCGGCAAGCTGGAGCTGAATCGAGAGTTGCTGCACTTTGATAGCTGCTTTCCG GGCAAGCTCTGCACGCTGAACCTGACGGCGCACTCGACGTTCCTGTCGAAAATCCACGTGGAAGGCATCAAGACGGACGTGGACGGGATCGAGTTCACGGTGGAGGCCCGCCATCCGGTGATCCACCCGAACACGATCACCAACATAGGCCGACTGGTGTTCGACCCGAAGGTGATCTGCAAGACGGACTGCTACAGCAGCTTCGACCTGCTGTCGAAACCGTTCGGCGTCAAGTGGATGGCCACGCTGGACAACTACGAAGAGTACCGGAAGCTGGACAGCGAGAAGCTGCTGCACCAGCTGCGGCTGTACTCGGAGATGCGGCGTTCGTGGCAGAGCATCCGGTTCCAGCTGACGACGGATCCGATCCGGAAGTTTGAGTTCAACGCGACGGTCGATTTGGTGTGGCCGAAGCTGCTAACGGAGAACATTCACTTTCCGACACTGCAGATTGAGCAGGAGGCTGTCAAGTTGATCACGATCAACAATCCGTCGGATCAGATACTGTTCGTGCACCTGGTGCTGCACGACGTCAACGTTCACGGGAGTGACGTGAGCCAGCTCCCGCCGGAGATTCTGTCCAAGTGTGCGAATTGCAGTTTGAGTGAGGAGAACGTGTTTTC TTTTCTCTTCGATTACGACGACATTTACGTGAATTACGTGAAGCCAAAGTCGTTTCTGAAGATTGCGGTCAAGTTTACGTCCCGGGTGCCGGGCACGTACTCGACGATTTTCTACATGCGCAACAACCTGACGCTGATCGATGCCGTGTGGATTCAGGCTAAGGCCGTGGTGCCGCAGTTTAAGTTCGGCAACCGGAAGCCGGGCTCGGCGACGGCGTTGCAGTTCGAGATTACGGATAAACATTTGAAGATGTGCACGGGGATGCCCGCAGAAGCGGACTCGAGCACGTCTTCGTCCACAGATGACGCGCAGTCTGCGCTTTCGATTCAGACGAAGCGCTCATTTACAGCGCGGAACTACGGGGAAGTTCCCATTGCCATTTCCGGCATTCGGGTGGAGGACATCCTGTGCGAAGGGTACGGCTTCAAGGTGCTGGACTGTGCACCGTTCGAGTTGCAGCCGAACGCGAGCAAAAAGATCGAAATAGCGTTCTCACCGGATTTCACCCTAGCCAGGGTGACGCGAACGCTCAACTTCGACACAAATATTAACTTTCCGGTAAATTTTACCCTTCTTGGGACCGTTCCGGCGCAAGGATTGGAGTCCTGCAGCATGAGCTTACCGCGGCCGTGGTTCGAATCGATACTGAAGATCGTGCTGGTGAGCGTGCTGTCGATTACTTTGCTGGGAACTCTGCTGGCTGCCTTCTTGGACGCGAACAAAGTGATCAAAGATCACATACTTAACCTATCGCGTGATCGGGGCCCGGTTCAACCTCCGCTCGATCTAAGGCAGATTGCCCTTCAGAGTCCGGTGGCGACGGCGG GATGTTCCGAGAAAGCTTCTACCTCCGGTCCCGGCAGTGGCAACACCAGAAACAATCAAGGAAGTGGCTCCAAGAAGAAATCTGGTGGCAAATCCAACGCCAAAATGTCCAACGGAAACGCCGGCACGTTCAACCGAACGTGGAACGATTTCACGTCTAAGATCAAAGGGGGTTTCAGCTCAAAGCAAACGCCACCACCACCGACCGAGTCGACAGCGAACAAATCAACGGCGGCCGCATCCCCCGAACCCACGGACAAACGGTCCCAAAAGAACCGGCGATCAAGTACTCCTCCCAAGGAGGAACCCCCAGCCGTAACAGTCTCGAACAGCAGCAACTCTAGCGCCAAAGAACGGAACAAAGCATCGTCGTCCTCGTCGCCGCTAATCGAAGAAGATTCCAGCTCGACCACGACCGAATGCTCGGAAAGCTCCTCCTCAGCcatgtcctcgtcgtcgtcgtcagcaTCATCAGCAAGAAAAGTGGCCATCGTACTAAAACCGCCCAAGTCTGCTGCTCCGGTGGCAGCGGCGGTGGCCACCCCTACCAGTGACTTAAAGTTTGAATCAAATTCAACGTCCGGTCATGCGAACAGCAGCAACCAAAACCATTGCATCAGCAACAATCATCATTATCAGCAACAGCCGAAGGTCAGTCAGCAGATctcgtcatcatcatcgtccGCTGCCGCTACGGCGGCCGCGGCGGCAAAAGCAAACGTCAAAAAGACCAAAAGCCTCCCGGTTAGTTACGAATCGGCCGGCTTGCTGTCCCTCGGGACTACAATCAGCCCCATCGCCAACCATCATCATGACTTTCAGCAGACTCCGTCGCCGCCCTCGGTGAAGCACGGCGGTGGCTCGTCATCGTCCTCATCGTCGACCTCGTCAACGGGCTCGTCGTCGGCCAAGGAACCGTCGTCGTCGAGCGTCGTGACGTCTGCGGCCGATGATCGACGGCTGCGCAACAGTAGCAAGAACAACGGAAACGAGAAGGCAGCGCGGGAAGGTGGAGGCGGGAAGGGCGCTGCCGGTGGCAAAAGTGCGGAAAAGGCGGCGCGGGAACACACGGGCAAGGAGAATGGAAACGCGTACGGCGGCGGAGATCACGGTGGCAAG CACGAATCGCAGTCCAAAAAGTTCGGCAAGACGCCAGGTCGCGAGCGCAAATCCAACAACCAAGGCAAGAAGGGCTCCGGCGGCGGCAAAACGCTCCACAAAGCACAGGCTCTGCAGTTTTCCGCCTCGGGCTCGCTCACCGGAGGAACTGGCGGAAAAACGGGCGGCGCCCCGAACAGTGCCACCGCCAATTACTTCCTCTCGGGGAGTAACATTCCCTCGAGCAGTCAGCTGCCAGCACCTCCGAACGTGTGGGGCGAGAACCGGGCCCGGTTTAGCGATGTTGTGGCCCAGGCTGCACTGGATAGCAGCGGGGGAAGCGGCAAATCGGTGGGGAACTCTACTAGCGGATCTGTGTCGTCGAGTGGTGGCACCGGGTCTAGCGTTTCAAAGATGCTGAATTTCGATTTGAACACGCCGCTGGACCGCTTTGGGTCGGGTCCGTTGATGGTGAGTGTTCCGTCGGTGGCCACTTCGTCAGCCGGGTCTGGGAGTGCGTCCGGGAGCGCTCAGCAGAACGAGGTTAACAAGGTCGTGGTCAGTTTGTTCAGCAAGGCTCGCGAGGAGAGTGGTTACATTGGGGCCGAGAAGGAGCAGCAACCGGTGGCGTCGAGTTCAGAGCTGGGTCCGATTGGAACCACGAAGAAGTCTCCGTCGGTGACGCCAAAGTTTTGGGAACCTTTTGCCGGAAGCGTCATCCAAAGACCCAGCCAGTTGGGACTGCCGCCACCGCCGTCACAGATGAACGACCAGCAGCTAATCAACACGGACAGTTATTTCTCGCAGCCGTTTGGAGACTATGGGACAGGTGAGCACGCGTACCGTGGAACACAGCAGAACCGATCGCTGATGGACttgcagtcgtcgtcgtcgtcctcgtcgcAAGTTAACTCCTTTGGAGGGTTGAACAGCCACGGAATGAACGCGGCGCCGGTCGATCCGATGGCCGACTTGAACCAAATGGTCCTCGAGCAGCGCGACTGGGACGCCAAGATGTTCTGGCAGGCTATGCAGAAAAACGAAGAACACAACCAACATCAGAACAACCTGATCGATTGGTCCTCACTCTGGACTTCTCCACCCGTTTTTccccatcaacaacaacaacagcagcaacaacagcacaTGAACTCTCGCTTGGCAAACAACTGGCTCGGCGGTCAACGCGCCTCACAGATGCCGCTGCGTGCCCCGCCCGGATTCTCTCCGGTCAAGCCAACGCCGCCGATGCATCCGCAAATGTCGCAGATCGCccaacatcagcagcagcagcagcagctggtaCAGAACCAGCATCCGCATCTGCAgcatcagcaacaacaacaggcgatggagcagcagcagcagcaccaggatAACGGCACAGGCGCGGGACCGGCCACCTACGACCCGTTCCGAATCTCGATCTGGGCGCCGGCCGGCAGCAACGACGTCTGGAACGAGAAGAAGTAA
- the LOC6043727 gene encoding mediator of RNA polymerase II transcription subunit 16 has translation MELLYMTHRKSNSVSFVETQQNFEFFSTTSTCNVLAFTTTNELTEPSPIQGWGFHIYVADLNTPWFPYRVTTSKYPVSVLEWDVLGRFLLVGDRNGNVQLFAQKGTLSEWKAVYSVRFPGENIIAAAFFHNGRKISLQMDKKEHSLYVEKFPKGKFSASVRQFGGVPVEGVVIVSATGMLGAFAIPADSNVNIMKQQEPMVLTPVTESLGITRNFYTTADICYGKSGHFMIAAGNGDTKSANSGMIQCFRVAVTVKKGCETLEIGSSALPSFFLAEGLGKDLKELRVAHIKWVSNEDADSLIVASNYAGGGSFIEQWELTEESMPIHKLFQSSKNESFKTILWTSKTKYVYNSKVVKVCSTRLNFMNCSFIYLAMSDNSIHCLQRDTFKRLTCTNIISIRDPNDHASKQIRLGVKIGAINVSYLGHLFVALDTTGQIYTYRCNFMIQDQLGTPALIVQTVNLLEFCLVTGFDCLEILLTLKPQILDNILERLTDNFNRQPPNVQQYYYVNFLTMKIALYRLSITGQQKAHDLSNLLILHSILIAFKSLLRPSDLTSHDKGPAENLAMVLSESVQDVDKVLLNLEAKDFTMERPTLQSLQQLIQWVADLALNILAKLPESRSFMSSKQGYDISKDIVALNSIRELLVMIRIWGLLNPQCLPVFSRSTDNLDILVTLFRLLTKLSLNPNEPDDLLLDECCLLPNQVLIPQLQFVPSRTMIASPLLPHVSLPVICDYGVENETLKFCPEIPIVEGGLSNDNVIDSVMYLQLGRKPPSLRRCSRCGSCSSPVSVAKTPAMKAWEQRWIDKCRCNGFWRLELA, from the exons ATGGAGCTCCTCTACATGACCCATCGCAAGTCGAACAGCGTCTCTTTCGTCGAAACTCA GCAAAACTTTGAGTTCTTCTCGACGACGTCGACGTGCAACGTGCTGGCCTTTACCACGACGAACGAGCTGACGGAACCGTCGCCGATCCAGGGCTGGGGCTTCCACATTTACGTGGCGGATTTGAACACGCCGTGGTTCCCGTACCGGGTCACGACCAGCAAGTATCCGGTGTCGGTGCTGGAGTGGGACGTGTTGGGGCGGTTTTTGCTGGTGGGGGACCGGAACGGGAATGTGCAGCTGTTTGCGCAGAAGGGAACGCTGTCGGAGTGGAAGGCGGTTTATAGTGTGCGGTTCCCGGGGGAGAATATCATTGCGGCGGCTTTCTTTCATAATGGGCGGAAGATTAGCCTGCAGATGGACAAGAAGGAGCACTCGTTGTACGTGGAGAAGTTTCCGAAGGGGAAGTTTAGCGCCAGTGTGCGGCAGTTTGGCGGAGTTCCGGTGGAGGGGGTTGTGATTGTTTCGGCGACGGGGATGTTGGGGGCGTTTGCGATTCCGGCGGATTCGAACGTGAATATAATGAAGCAGCAGGAGCCGATGGTGCTGACGCCGGTGACGGAGAGTTTGGGCATTACGAGGAACTTTTACACGACGGCGGACATTTGCTACGGGAAGAGTGGCCACTTTATGATAGCGGCTGGGAATGGAGATACAAAGTCGGCGAATTCGGGCATGATTCAGTGCTTTAGGGTTGCGGTGACGGTGAAGAAGGGGTGTGAAACGCTGGAGATTGGTAGTTCTGCACTTCCGAGCTTTTTCCTGGCAGAAGGACTGGGGAAGGATCTGAAAGAGCTGCGAGTGGCGCACATCAAGTGGGTTTCCAATGAGGACGCTGATTCGTTGATTGTGGCCTCGAATTATGCTGGAGGTGGAAGTTTCATTGAGCAGTGGGAACTGACGGAAGAATCGATGCCGATCCACAAGCTGTTCCAGAGCAGCAAGAACGAGTCGTTCAAGACGATTTTGTGGACGAGCAAAACCAAGTACGTGTACAACTCGAAGGTGGTCAAGGTTTGCTCGACGAGGCTGAACTTTATGAACTGCTCGTTTATCTATCTGGCCATGAGCGACAACAGCATCCATTGTCTGCAGCGGGACACGTTCAAGAGGTTGACCTGCACGAACATTATTTCGATTCGCGACCCGAACGATCACGCGAGCAAGCAAATTCGACTTGGCGTCAAGATCGGAGCGATCAATGTATCGTATTTGGGCCATTTGTTTGTGGCGCTCGATACAACGGGTCAGATCTACACGTACCGGTGCAACTTTATGATCCAGGACCAGCTGGGAACGCCGGCGTTGATCGTTCAAACCGTTAACCTGCTCGAGTTCTGCCTGGTCACCGGCTTCGACTGTTTGGAGATTTTACTCACGCTGAAGCCGCAAATCTTGGACAACATCCTGGAGCGCCTCACGGACAATTTCAACCGGCAACCGCCCAACGTTCAGCAGTATTACTACGTGAACTTCCTCACGATGAAGATCGCCCTGTACCGACTCTCGATCACGGGCCAACAGAAGGCGCACGACCTGTCCAATCTGCTCATCCTACACTCGATTCTGATCGCCTTCAAGAGCTTGCTTCGCCCGTCGGATCTAACCTCGCACGACAAGGGACCAGCGGAGAATCTCGCCATGGTCCTCTCGGAGTCGGTGCAGGACGTCGACAAGGTGCTCCTCAATCTTGAGGCCAAAGACTTCACCATGGAGCGACCCACGCTGCAGAGTCTGCAGCAGCTGATCCAGTGGGTCGCCGACTTGGCACTCAACATCCTGGCCAAACTGCCCGAAAGCCGCAGCTTCATGTCCAGCAAGCAGGGCTACGACATCAGCAAGGACATTGTCGCACTCAACAGCATCCGCGAACTGCTGGTCATGATTCGCATCTGGGGACTGCTCAATCCGCAGTGCCTACCGGTGTTCTCCCGCTCAACCGACAACCTGGACATCCTCGTCACACTGTTCCGTCTGCTCACCAAACTCTCCCTCAACCCCAACGAGCCAGACGACCTCCTGCTCGACGAGTGCTGCCTCCTCCCCAACCAGGTCCTCATCCCCCAGCTCCAGTTCGTACCCTCGCGAACCATGATCGCTTCCCCGCTACTCCCGCACGTCAGCCTGCCGGTAATCTGCGACTACGGCGTCGAGAACGAAACACTCAAATTCTGCCCGGAAATTCCGATCGTCGAGGGTGGCCTCTCAAACGACAACGTGATCGACTCGGTGATGTACCTGCAGCTGGGCCGGAAGCCACCCTCGTTGCGCCGCTGCAGCCGGTGCGGATCGTGCAGCAGTCCGGTCAGCGTGGCAAAAACACCCGCCATGAAGGCCTGGGAGCAGCGCTGGATCGACAAGTGTCG